In the Primulina eburnea isolate SZY01 chromosome 15, ASM2296580v1, whole genome shotgun sequence genome, TTGTTCGTATTTGACCTCTCTAGCTCACACTTTTATCACAATCTCCCTAGTGTTCCTTTTCTCaagttatatatttttattattttacccCCAATATATAAAAACTTATAATAGTCCACTCTCAATTTAGTCCAGCCCATAAATATAAGCTACCAACCAATCCCCACTTTCATTTACTGAATCAATTTGTCCACATTTTGAATACAAACATATTTGTCGACATGTTGACGTAATAATTGTTTCTATTAGAATGAACAATTAGTGATGTTTGAGTTATTTtgcgttttaaaatatttgaattacaCCATTTCCACCAACTATAACTTTAATAAAACAATAATCGCTCTGTACTTcatttatacatatatatatatgataactTTTAAGTATTTACAAATATTACTTAAATTTGTATATGTTACATTCAAAGTGCTATTttgttttattatatatatatatatatatatatatatatatatatataatatgaagatgtaatttttatttgatatatatatatatatataatatgaagatgtaatttttatttgatatgatCACATAATGATCTTGTATAAAAATACATAGAAAGTGACTTTTGAGGTGTAGCATGAAACATGTCAtgtctatgtatgtatgtatgtccCTTTAACCAAGTACGATGAAAATGCGTGAAACGCAAGGTTGATGTAGCTTTCTTGATTCTTCGTGTTCCCATGATTCTATCgaataaaacatggtaaaattGAAGTAAATAAATTCTTCACCAATCTCTAAATATTAAAATGATTaataaactaatttttatttattatgatGTTTACAGGAACGCCTTTGGATGTTTAGAATGTTAATTTCATTCTTCTAATCCAAAATCATCAGTCTAACGactcattttttttaatcacaTTTTGATAAAGTTCTTATGTACGTAGTACCAAAAAGTTAAATCATATTTTGATAAAATGTTTATGTTCGTGATATCAAAAAATGCTGACGTATCACAAAAAAATTCACTTATATCATGTCCAATTTCTAAAACTGCAATAAGGTTCCTCGTGAATAGgtctcgtgagacggtctcattaatctttatctgtaagacgggtcaatcttgtcgatattcacaataaaaagcaatacgtttagcaaaaaaattaatatttttccatggacgactcaaataagagatccgtatcacaaaatacgagcCGTGAGACCGTCTTTTTGCCGGTCCCTCATTAACTTGttataattatgatattatttttattttaatatatacagaataattataaaaaaattaatttttaaaaaaagctccaattttttttaaaaaaataaaaaagtgtGGAATAAATTTTCCCAAAAGAAGGAGATATATTTTTATGAGATCAACTTATTCTCTTTCCCAACAAAGATATGAGGTCCACAAATGTGTAGCACACAGATAATCTAATTTCCATATTTGAAATACATATATAACTCTAAATATTGCATTGAATTAAAATAAGCTATAAAAGTAAAAATGatacatgcatgtatacatacATTGACCATCACTAGCTATATATCATCATAATTTTGGTCACCGTCGCCCTGGTCGTATCTACCGTCGGACTGAGTTCGACACCGGTCGGACTGAGTTCGACGAACGGCTCAGTTTCTTGTTCTGCTATAGCTACACATTAATTTCTTGTACCCTAAGAACTCCAAGTGCTTAAACTTCGATGCTACTTAGAATGACGACTGCAAGTTGGCTAAGGGAAGTTTTTGGCCGTCCATCTTCCAAACCAGATTAAGTtattcttgaaaatattttgaaaaaagaTAACAAGAGATTCGATCAATATTAACTTGATGAAATCAACGTTTAAACAGAAagatcaaaaaataaataaataaatatatatatatatatatatatatataatataatataatatttttccgAAAATAAACAAACGGAACCTGGAATTCGTTGGAGTTGCCAGTATGGGAAAGATTCACAATGAAAAACCAACACGAGAAAACAAGGAAAGGAGATATCATGACGTAATTTTGGAATTGCCTTAAACATCCTCGTCTTGTCAAACTAACTAACTATattattttactatattatcttttaatttatattatattttattttatctcattttaatttaaaaatttataccttttattttaattaacattttttatttctttatgaACACACTATCACACGAGCCGGGATCAAGTTGTATTTATTAAATTCACTCCCCAAAATCTCTCAGAGAAAGGCCCAAACATAGAGTTTACCGATGTAAACCAACTATACGCTAAAATTATTGTAAAAActgttgtgagacggtctcacaaatcaattttgtggacgaatattttatttgagtcatctatgaaaaaatattgttttttatactaaaaatattactttttattgtaaatatgagcatGATTGACCGTTTCATTATTAAATATTCGTATAATCGTCTTACAATAGACCTATCAACCTCCACAAACAGGTTTGAGCTAGTACTTTCTTGGCCTATTACATAATCCAtttttttaaaggttttaatcAATGTATATTTACTTAATTAGATTATGAGAGAATTATATCTTATTTTTACATAACTTGCTCATTATTTAATTTTGATAATGTTACCATtccatttatgattttattcacTAATTTACAATTTTCTCaaattaatcatttttaattaaGGTATTGACATATCAACAATATTTTATCAACATTTAGAAGAAAAaagactaaaaaaaaaaaattggaccaAGACCATAAATTAAATGATAAGAAGACCAACGTGCAAGTTAtaggataaaaaaaaattaaaattttcttgatatTCAATGCATTAAAATGTCCATCCAATTGCATTATCATGTTACAAAGATGTGATGTGTAATAACTTCAAGATTTAGGACGAATTTACAAGATTTTGCGGAATGACAGAAAGGAAATGTGTAATAAGTTCAGTGGCGAATGAAAAATATTCAGTCCATTCATGCCTGATGAAAAGAATGGTGGATGCAACTACTGTTTTCTTGCTTCATTAAAACTGTCCTCCATTACACGATCATCATCAGACGAGTCCACACAATCACCTATTCCTTTAAATGGGACCTCATCAGTCTCTGTCCTATCAAATCCATCATCGTTGCTGCTCCATTTCCTTCTCGTAATTTTGGGAACCAAACGCATAAATTCTTTCGTATTTAACGACGAATCATCATGGGTTATCCGTTCAAATCGAACCGCACCAACCTTTCTGGCATTCCCTTCTAATATCTGCGTTGATATCATCCACGGTTGGTCACAAAAAGTTCCCATATTCCAGCTTCAAGTTTTGATTCTTAGATAACAAGAACAAGAGAAACACACCTCAAGCTTAAAAATCTGACTCTTCTGGTTTTCATCTTGTCTATCAGATTCTGATGCGTCGTATTCACCGTGTTCTTCTCGATTTGCTCTTTCCAGGATAACTTTTATGGTCTCACCAGTCCTCGGGATGTACCCAAACGCTTCACATACAAAGCCTGACACGGTTTCATACTGGTGACCCTGGACATCCAAAAAcaagaatgtcagcagcatcAATGGACTTGGCAACTGTCAACCCAATGGAAAATGAAAAGTACCTCCGGCATTTTAATGTTAAGGTCTTCGGATAGCTGACCAATGGTAGTATTAGCATCCACATCATATATACCATCGGCACGCATGACAATATAACCAGTTTTTTTCTGGATTTCTTCCTGCCATGTAGTAAAATACAGGAGAAGCCGagaaattatgttatttttcaaTGCTCCTCGTATTGCTAGCATAATAAATGCAAAACATAATGCAACACTGCCAGAAAAATAGTAAAATTTCATGCCGGCATGTAAACGAAAACCACTTTTTGTTACAGAATGGGAATTGGTAGACACGATGCTGGGGTCGTCAATAAGCATTGAAATGCAATCAAATGAATGCAAACAATTCTACATCAAAGCGATGTCCGAATTTCAAAAAAATGTCATTGTTGCAGAACAAACATCAAAAAGCTTGGGATAGGACATACATCTGAAATTAGTGATTGATACAGTAAAACACTCGGTATCATCAAATGACCTTACTTTTGAAtcattttcatcaaaaatttcaCCAACAATTTCTTCCACTACGTCTTCAAGGGTCACTATCTGTTGTAGAATAAGAGAAAGTAACATTACATAACAACCCAAAACTTGTTTGGTCCAGTATTGGACAACAGATATCCATATCAAGGTGgtgtaaaaaatatataaaaagccGAGGAATAGCCAAATAGCTTACGCCAACAGTTCCGCCATATTCGTTTAGAACTACAGCCATGTGCACCTTCCTGATTCGGAACTCTCTTAGAAGATTCCATACGGGCATTGAATCTACAACAGACAGACACACACATCACTATCTCTCACACACACTGACACATCCAAATATTAATGTCATAATCTCAAACTTGAAAATTACCAGGAACAAAGTAGGCTGGTTTATGTGCGATGTCTCGCACAACAGAATTTTCAAGAAGTTCCCCCTTCAAGATGAAAAATAAAGTAATCCGAGTGCTATGAGAATATTTCGTGCATGAGAAAAAAAGATGAAAGATATAATGAAGCATTTGAAATGAGTCAACCTTCTGGACGTAATCCAGAAGATCCATTGCATATGCAATACCAACAATATTGTCAATGCGCTCCTCAAAGACAGGTACCCTACACACATAAATGGAAGCTTCTTGAACTGAGTATGATACAACCCACAAATAGAAAAGCAAACCATACCTGGAATATTGATGATTGACCCATGAATTATGGAAATCAACCAGTGTTGCCCAGGCATCTATGGCAACAACATCAACAAGAGGTGTCATTACCTCTCTAACATGCGTTTCTTTTATTTCTAACACGTTTTCAATCATATCCTGTCAAATATCAACCCAGTATCAGGCCTCTCACATTTGCAGATGGTGAGTAGGATATGATACGAGGAACAAAGTTCACCTGTTCTTCCTCCTCGATTGCTCCACTCAATTCTGCTCCACGCAACATCAGTTTTAGTTCATCTTCAGTTACATAAGGTTCACTAACACATCAAGACGTTCAATTGGGGTAGTCAGAAAAATTTTAAGGTGAGGAGATCTAGTGGCATGTTGGTAGCAAATAGATATCAGCTCACCAAACAAGAGGATTGATAAATAGCATTTATAATGGATACACAATTAGCAAGGCTAGATGATATCTTTCTGTAATAAATAGGTGCACTTAAAGATTCAGACATCCCACATAAGAGATTTATATGCAGGGCCAAAATAATAAATGACATGAGAGAGAAATACTAGTTGAGGTATACCTCACCTTCTGCCTTTCAAACCCAGAAGTTTTAACATTCCCATGGACAAATATGTAACAACTCTGCCCACAGGATATAATACAAGAGAAAGCCACGCCACTGGCCTGACCTAAAGACATCACAATCACACTGCATCAAAAATATATGAGGCATACACAACACTAGATTTTTTAAGAAGAGTGCATCAGATAATTAAAACCACCGTCTGTAATCTGTCAAAGTCATAAATCAAATCTAAGCAATAATAAGCTCGAAATTTACCACAAATCTAGCAACCTCAGTGGCATTGTGAACGGCAATACTTTTTGGAGTAATCTCAGTAAGGAGCAAAATTGCAACCTGGTGTTATTGACAGTTTCAGGCTAAGTATGCTTAAATGGAACACACAGAAGTTTCGAACTAAATGTTAACGGGGAACATTCATGGTGGGAAAGGAAAAGCTCCAGTGATTATTGCTAGTCGCAAAGCGGATAATATTATATCATATAAAGCCAATTAAGATAGGGATTCTGATTAGATAACAAGGATTTATCATCATAAAATACAGAGACATTAGCGTACACCTAATTGCATCAACACGAGAAACATTAAACTGCATGAGACTGGAAGagaataatttaaatttcaagGGCATGCAACTGATCTTAAAAGAAATTGGAATCCCAGGATTCAATGTGGattctcaatttttttaaatatcgcagAACTCCTTCAACATGCACAAGGGTTCGTGATCGATCGATCACATTGACATATTAGAAATTTtggacaaattttattttttaaaaagggTCATAATGACACGTCTAAAATAAGAATGATACATTTGATCTTGAATTTTTGAGACTGGACCCAACCAAAAGCTATTTTTCTCAAGTTTTTGCACCTGTTTGGACATCAAAATGCAATTAAGGGATGAAAATAAATGGCATGAATGGTGCAAAATTTGCATTAAGAGTTACAAGAGCCACAAGTCCATGTGCAACTTTCAGCTTAACTACACGAGCATAACATCTCCGAGAGAATAAAAAATCCATTATTATATAAAGATTATCGTCGATGGGGTTCTAGAGACTTGACCTTATTCCTACTGAAGTGAAAATAAAGTAAGTAACATGGTCTTAGTTCCAATCTGGAAGACCAAAAACAACTATAGTCATACCGTCATAACTCCAGTAGCTGCGCCGACACCAGCTTCTCCAAACATTGCAGTTGCAGCTTCGGTAACTAAAGCTGTAGCACCAATATTTACCACTCTGGGAAAATTGAATATTTAAACTAAGAAAACATGTTGAAATCCAAAAGACGAAGAAAAATAGGCCAATTGATGATAAGAGGAGTAATACGTGGTGCCTATAAGGATCGTTGTCAGGAAGCGAGTAACATCGTTCCTCAGCATTTTAAAGACGCCATTTTCTGCCTCTTTCTCCGCCAATTCCCGCACCTAACATTCATTACATAACTTTGTCAGGTTAGTAGTGTTTTTTTTTGGAGGAAAAGAGAAACCAACTGAAAAATAGATTTGATTTTCTCTAAACTGAGAAATTATCCTAAAACAATTCGTTACTACAATATCAAGACTTTGGACACTGCTGAACAAGTTGATCCAGAGCTTAATATTTGATGCTCACCGTGGATCTAACAATTAATTAGATAATTTCAGATTTAACAAAGATTCGTGCAAGCTAGACCTCTTTTAGTATCAAGTAACACCAGAAGAGTTTCATTACAACTCAGTCCAGGATGTCGAAAGAAAGTATATCAATGCAACCCAACAACATTTCATCACTACCTTCCAAGGCCAAAGAGTGGTAATGGAAGTCTCGGCCATGGAGAAAAAAGCGGAGAGCCCTAAAAGCGCCGCAAGAACCAAACCCTGCTCTTTGATAAGCGTCAGAACCTGCAAAATCGTTGGCCATGAGCTCCTCAACGCCGATAAACTCCGCTCCCAGATCCCATATCCCATACTCTTGACCCCCTCCAACTCCAGTGCCCTCCGGCAACCCAGTATCACGAGTACCCCAATCGCCACAGCAACAATCGACAGCCACTTTCTGGCCAAGACTTCCCCGATATTTTCGACAACCCCCACATCACCAATCTCACCTTTCCTACAGAAACTGGGTTTACTCGTACGTGAATACAGGGGAGCTTTTCTAAAAAAGCTGAAAACGAAAGCTCGAGAAGCACACGGCGGAGTACCCAATGCGCCGCAATGGACCCTTTCAGGAAGGAACTTCGGGGGTAGTTTCCAAGAGTTGCGGAGAACTATAAACGAGGGACTGCAGTAAGCGACGAAATTGGGTCGATTGAAGAGCAATGTTTCAGGCACGGCTGCGGCAGCCGCAGCCGCAGCTGCACCCATGAAATCACTCCTTAAACTTAGGAAATGAAAATGATGCAATTCATGTGTTTGATTAAGCGGGTAGTAATTTAACGAGATTTTGGAAGCTGAAATTTTGTGTACATCATGTTCGTCATTCGTTGTAGAGCAGAGAGCTCTCTGGATTTTCCCTTCAATCGTTCCCAGTTCCCACATAATGAAATGGCATATATACCCCTCCCCTTTATTTCCTTTGACAAAGtattgattcagattttaggaTCAAAATAAGAAGGGTAAAAAATCTATATTTAAACATACGAAAACACTGTACATATATAATTAAGGACAAATTGAGCTAATAAATGGTATTGAAATTACAAAATTATCTTTAAcactttatttgaaaaaaactaTTTCAAAGGTGTAATTATGATAACTTAGTAATTTCAAATGTACTTTAtaactcaaatgtataatttttaCGATACATGTAGCATAACtcataaatatattattgttcCATGTAAAAAAACATTGCACAAtcaaatcgaaaaaaaaaaaaaaagattttgtaggaccgagtgattaccgctttaccaaaagctatagttagtggtaatggtgcaactcaaatcttttaaaccgcacaacagcacaagcaccacggttcgatcactctaccaagcagggacaattattgcactcaacaatctccctcccaataattgcactccttgcaatcaatgggaatcgaacccgtgaccttggctctgataccaattgtaggaccgagtgcttaccgctttaccaaaaactatagttAGTGGTaacggtgcaactcaaatcttttaaaccgcacagcagcacaagcaccacggttcgatcactctaccaagcaggtacaattattgcacccaacagattttaatttcaaaacttaATGTTCTTAACGTCGATAAAAGTATAAAGATGGCCAGACACGTGAAAATGGGTTAGGCCAACTGATCGACACGTCGAGCCATATAAAATAAATGAGTTGTGTAGACAATTTTCCGATCTACCAAAATAGAGGCCAACTTACCAAGTCGAATTACACACAAAATTGGTTAGTATGTCTATATTAGGTGGCTTGTGTTTGTAATTTTTTGACACCCAAATAATAAACTGACTCACTTTACTAACTCATTTTGACATATCTATTTATTGATATTCAGTGGTGAGTAAACTTTttgcatgattttttttagtaatatccgatgatattttgaatacatgaaacttgaattttttttaaaaagaaaaatagagtAAGATACCAGAAATATGAAAGATGGAGGAAGCACGAACAATCAAAGCATAAGTTGTGATTTGCTTGGCATGGAAAGGCATTTTAACAACCTGAATTGGCTTTAGGTCCTCCTTTCTTCTAACCGTGATACCAATTTCCTCAATCATGTCCAGTTCTTCATCTCACATTCCGTCACCCACACTCTAATGAAAATGATACAAACAACTGGCGAGTGGGATATCGAAGTTACTCCCTTTAAAATCAACTGAACTCTCGAGAAATCTCTCCGGATTGAATATTTCTGCATCATCCCACGATTCTTTTCTCTTCCAATAGCCCACGCGTTCACCATGATTCTTGTTTTCGCTGGGATGTCGTAGTGGTGGACGCAACCCTAGTGTCTCTTTGATTACTGATTTTAAGTACTTCAGTTCACCTAGGGACGTTTCATCTACATTCCCTTTTTCCTTGAAGACTTTTCGGACCTCATCGTGTGCTCTTTCCAAGATTCTTGGGTTTTTCATCATTTCTGCCCTCGCCCAATCCACAGTTGTTGCTGATGTCTCACTTCCTGCGGTGAAATCATCCTGTTGCATAAAACAAGAATTCGAGAATCCCGTTGAGGATACTGTAACTTTAATATAATTTCaaactgaaaagtaaaaattaacaACTTACCAGGATTACAGATTTGATATTTTCAGTAGTTAACGGAATATCAATCCCATCTTCTTGAAACTTCAGAAGAACATCAACCAAATCTTCGTTCTTTTCACCCGGTTCACCTATCTTTGGGTCGTTCCCATGATCATCAATTATGCTGTCGAGTATCTTGTCCACTTGCAGATGCAGCCTCATCAATATAGATCTCATCACCACCACTTTTTTGAAGCAATGTAATTGAAGGATACACGTCTCCAATGTCGAATCCAGACGCCAATTTTAAAGATTCTTGGACGACAGACACAAAAGTTTCGTGCTCCTCTTAGTTTTCATACCAAGTGCTGCTCTCGAAGTGATACCATATGTGGAAGAGTATATCTTTCCGGTGAAATCGATTGGAGAACCCGAGTTAGAAGCCACCAATTGCATGAGATTTGAGAACTCCTCCTCTCTCAATGATTTAAAGGGTAGAACCCTCTTGCGGCTAAAAAGCTCACAGACGCAGATTTTTCGCAGTTGTCTCCGGTATTCACCTATGGGCCTGCCCTTTGATGCACCTTAAACTCGGCGAGGTTCCAACTATCATTGTTTCCTCACCCAAAACTGGAAGTGTTGAAAACACATGACATTACTTTTGTATCACGACCTGAGATTCTTGCAGCAAAGATCATGTCTTATGGTTGCCAAGTTATAGCCTTTGCTCCCGACGGTGAATACCGGAGACAAGGTTGTTACTTGTCTCACGAACAAATCAATAGCTTATTTTTACCGTCATAAATGTAACTAATGACTTAATATCTTCGTTTTaatgaatattttaaaaaattaaaataatatctcgatctatatatatatatatatatatatatatatatatatatatatatatatatatatatatatttaaaaaaaaccttTTAATTAGATTCTTAGAAACATCTaattaaattttcttaaatatttttttcctcTAAAAATGCTTTTTGTTTGAATTCTCAGTGGTAGAATGTTTTCTGCTGTCTGCGGGCTCTATATAATGAGGCCTTCCATTTCCATTACTTCCTTCTTCATCATACTTCCGGAACTTATATATTCCCCAATATATATGCAATTAATTGGCCAAGCAAATGAAAGAAATAATGGAGCACAGCAATACTCAGCAAAGAAGCTTGAACAAATTCCTGAAGAAGATGTTACTCTCAGTCTCCATATTTTCTTTCCTATTTTCATACTACCACTCCTTGTATTCATCGTCTCTGCTGGAGTACCCTCGAAATCTCCACCACTTTTCTGCAAACCCTTTCAGATTCTCAAGCCATGCAATGAACAAAAGCTACGTATTTCTCATCTGTAATGGGATCTTGGTTTTTCTATCCAAGACCTCTGGTTTGGTTCCCTGTTCTCCGGGTTTTGACGTCAACGACTTGCTGCAGAAGAGAGTTAACGACGACGACATCTGCTTGCAGATGTATGATGATTTCTTCGACACGAAAGAACCCGTTTCGCACAAGGAGCCGCAGAACGCAGATGAACCGGGTGAGGAAGATTTGAATGAAGAGATGAAACAAGTTTCAATCTTTATTGCCGacgaagaagaaaaagaagaagaggaGAAGGAGGTGGAAGAGATGTTGAGTACTGAAGAATTGAATCAGAAGTTTGAAGAATTCATTAGGAGGATGAAGGAGGATATTATGATTAAGGAAGCTCGAGAACTTGTTATTTTCAAGTAATTGATTATGATAATTActgaataaaattatatatctaATTCATACCGTCACAATTATGTATATCCATATATTCTACATAACCTTTTGTTCACATCAGCAAACTTAATACCCATTCAAACATGATTTTTTGTAAAACGTGAGACAAGGAATAACAGATATAATAACGATATGTCTGAGatacaaaatatatttgaaCTGACAAAATTATTCATGACACGTTTATTAATCACACTGTGTTGTGTGAGTTATAAAATCCAGGTTTACCTAATGCACACCCGAAAGATATATATCTAGTCATTTAATTAAGGTGGAAATCAAAAGCCATGTTGTCTGTCCCTTACATGCTGTAGGGAAAACATTCTTTTTGTTTGTCAGCCGTGGattcatgaaataaaaggaaCACAATGCACAAATGATTTCCTATTATATATTTCATATCATACTAGTACAACGACGCACGCGTTGCGTGCTTGTACgatatgtttttataatttatttgatttatatttaaatgaggatcaaaatatataaaaaaataatgagtggctacattataattttgatatataaactaaaaaataaattaaaaaagaataaaaaagacccaaacaaaaattgaacctacaacctcatgattaagaaacataggctttatccactaaactacatgtgacttgcttttattttttaacactttattaatatatataattagtaatGTAGAGAATGAGGGTGAAGGGTATTTtaggtattt is a window encoding:
- the LOC140813869 gene encoding putative DUF21 domain-containing protein At3g13070, chloroplastic isoform X2; the encoded protein is MWELGTIEGKIQRALCSTTNDEHDVHKISASKISLNYYPLNQTHELHHFHFLSLRSDFMGAAAAAAAAAVPETLLFNRPNFVAYCSPSFIVLRNSWKLPPKFLPERVHCGALGTPPCASRAFVFSFFRKAPLYSRTSKPSFCRKGEIGDVGVVENIGEVLARKWLSIVAVAIGVLVILGCRRALELEGVKSMGYGIWERSLSALRSSWPTILQVLTLIKEQGLVLAALLGLSAFFSMAETSITTLWPWKVRELAEKEAENGVFKMLRNDVTRFLTTILIGTTVVNIGATALVTEAATAMFGEAGVGAATGVMTVAILLLTEITPKSIAVHNATEVARFVVRPVAWLSLVLYPVGRVVTYLSMGMLKLLGLKGRSEPYVTEDELKLMLRGAELSGAIEEEEQDMIENVLEIKETHVREVMTPLVDVVAIDAWATLVDFHNSWVNHQYSRVPVFEERIDNIVGIAYAMDLLDYVQKGELLENSVVRDIAHKPAYFVPDSMPVWNLLREFRIRKVHMAVVLNEYGGTVGIVTLEDVVEEIVGEIFDENDSKEEIQKKTGYLVICADGIYDVDANTTIGQLSEDLNIKMQEAHQYETVSGFVCEAFGCIPRTGETIKVIQERANREEHGEYDASESDRQDENQKSQIFKLELCFSCSCYLRIKT
- the LOC140813869 gene encoding putative DUF21 domain-containing protein At3g13070, chloroplastic isoform X1 encodes the protein MWELGTIEGKIQRALCSTTNDEHDVHKISASKISLNYYPLNQTHELHHFHFLSLRSDFMGAAAAAAAAAVPETLLFNRPNFVAYCSPSFIVLRNSWKLPPKFLPERVHCGALGTPPCASRAFVFSFFRKAPLYSRTSKPSFCRKGEIGDVGVVENIGEVLARKWLSIVAVAIGVLVILGCRRALELEGVKSMGYGIWERSLSALRSSWPTILQVLTLIKEQGLVLAALLGLSAFFSMAETSITTLWPWKVRELAEKEAENGVFKMLRNDVTRFLTTILIGTTVVNIGATALVTEAATAMFGEAGVGAATGVMTVAILLLTEITPKSIAVHNATEVARFVVRPVAWLSLVLYPVGRVVTYLSMGMLKLLGLKGRSEPYVTEDELKLMLRGAELSGAIEEEEQDMIENVLEIKETHVREVMTPLVDVVAIDAWATLVDFHNSWVNHQYSRVPVFEERIDNIVGIAYAMDLLDYVQKGELLENSVVRDIAHKPAYFVPDSMPVWNLLREFRIRKVHMAVVLNEYGGTVGIVTLEDVVEEIVGEIFDENDSKEEIQKKTGYIVMRADGIYDVDANTTIGQLSEDLNIKMPEGHQYETVSGFVCEAFGYIPRTGETIKVILERANREEHGEYDASESDRQDENQKSQIFKLEILEGNARKVGAVRFERITHDDSSLNTKEFMRLVPKITRRKWSSNDDGFDRTETDEVPFKGIGDCVDSSDDDRVMEDSFNEARKQ